A genomic stretch from Alloyangia pacifica includes:
- a CDS encoding TRAP transporter permease, translated as MTGQTAAEHGRAEELAELHDPLASSFPPSLTGRFLFWLAVAFSLYQISIAAHVIDLPSQVMRAVHVGFLMALGFPLLALGRGFGAPLRTLCTLFAVAGVAVAAYQWIEYTPLLMRAGDPTLTDLVFGCIAVVTVFVAAWMLMGPALPIICGLFLCYALFGQHLPSPFNHRGYAFEQVVEQIAYGTEGIYGIPTYVSATYIFLFILFGSFLEKAGMIKLFTDVSLGLVGHRMGGAAKVSVLSSGLMGTISGSGVANVVTTGQFTIPLMKRFGYRSAFAGGVEATASMGGQIMPPVMGAVAFIMAETLGVQYVEVVKAALVPAILYFAGAFWMVHLEAGKRDLRGLSADEMPSARKALKEGWYLILPLAVLVWLLFSGYTPLFAGTIGLALTGMLILGAAIAMGFSSMAVRVIFWIVLGLCASAFFKFGIHALLLVLAVLIAACAAFKGGRETLAVCRDSLADGAKTALPVGIACALVGVIIGVMTLTGAANTFGQFIVSVGQNSLFLSLVLTMITCIILGMGIPTIPNYIITSSIAGPALLDLGVPLIVSHMFVFYFGILADLTPPVALACFAAAPIAKESGLKISFEAIKVAAAGFVVPFMAVYTPALMLQDGGALAGAIGYWPAVAYIVLKALIALALWGASVIGWLGRPLAIWERLIAVAAAFTLVAALPITDEIGFALAVVFGLLVWRRKAPVSA; from the coding sequence ATGACCGGACAAACTGCGGCCGAGCACGGCCGGGCCGAGGAACTGGCCGAACTGCACGACCCGCTGGCCTCGAGCTTTCCGCCGAGCCTGACCGGGCGCTTTCTTTTCTGGCTGGCGGTGGCCTTCTCGCTCTACCAGATTTCCATTGCCGCCCATGTCATCGACCTGCCGAGCCAGGTGATGCGCGCGGTCCATGTCGGCTTCCTGATGGCGCTCGGCTTCCCGCTGCTGGCGCTCGGGCGCGGCTTCGGCGCACCGCTGCGGACCCTTTGCACGCTGTTTGCCGTCGCCGGCGTGGCCGTCGCGGCCTACCAGTGGATCGAATACACGCCGCTGCTGATGCGCGCGGGCGATCCGACGCTGACCGATCTGGTCTTCGGCTGCATCGCCGTCGTCACAGTCTTTGTCGCCGCCTGGATGCTCATGGGCCCCGCCCTGCCGATCATCTGCGGGCTCTTCCTGTGCTATGCGCTCTTCGGGCAGCACCTGCCCTCGCCGTTCAACCACCGCGGCTACGCGTTTGAACAGGTGGTCGAGCAGATCGCCTACGGCACCGAGGGGATCTACGGCATCCCGACCTATGTGTCGGCGACCTACATCTTCCTGTTCATCCTCTTCGGCTCCTTCCTCGAGAAGGCCGGGATGATCAAGCTCTTCACCGATGTCTCTCTGGGCCTCGTCGGGCACCGCATGGGCGGCGCCGCCAAGGTCTCGGTGCTGTCGTCGGGGCTGATGGGCACGATCTCGGGCTCGGGCGTGGCCAACGTCGTCACCACCGGCCAATTCACCATCCCGCTGATGAAGCGCTTTGGCTACCGCTCGGCATTTGCCGGCGGCGTCGAGGCGACCGCCTCGATGGGCGGGCAGATCATGCCCCCGGTCATGGGGGCCGTCGCCTTCATCATGGCCGAGACACTGGGCGTGCAATATGTCGAGGTCGTCAAGGCCGCGCTGGTGCCCGCCATCCTTTACTTCGCCGGGGCGTTCTGGATGGTCCACCTCGAGGCCGGCAAGCGCGACCTGCGCGGGCTCTCGGCCGACGAGATGCCCTCGGCCCGCAAGGCGCTGAAAGAGGGCTGGTACCTGATCCTGCCGCTGGCGGTGCTGGTCTGGCTGCTGTTCTCGGGCTACACGCCGCTGTTTGCCGGGACCATCGGGCTTGCGCTGACGGGCATGCTGATCCTCGGCGCGGCCATCGCCATGGGGTTCTCGTCGATGGCGGTGCGGGTCATCTTCTGGATCGTGCTGGGCCTCTGCGCCTCGGCCTTCTTCAAGTTCGGCATCCACGCGCTGCTGCTGGTTCTGGCGGTGCTCATCGCCGCCTGCGCCGCCTTCAAGGGCGGACGCGAGACGTTGGCGGTCTGCCGTGACAGCCTTGCCGATGGCGCCAAGACCGCGCTGCCGGTCGGCATCGCCTGCGCCCTCGTCGGGGTGATCATCGGCGTCATGACCCTCACCGGCGCGGCCAACACCTTTGGCCAGTTCATCGTCTCGGTGGGGCAGAACAGCCTGTTCCTGAGCCTCGTGCTGACGATGATCACCTGCATCATCCTCGGCATGGGTATCCCGACGATCCCCAACTACATCATCACCTCGTCGATCGCCGGCCCGGCGCTGCTCGATCTCGGGGTGCCGCTGATCGTCAGCCACATGTTCGTCTTCTACTTCGGCATTCTCGCGGACCTGACGCCCCCCGTGGCGCTGGCCTGTTTCGCCGCCGCGCCGATCGCCAAGGAAAGCGGGCTGAAGATCAGCTTCGAGGCGATCAAGGTTGCCGCCGCGGGCTTCGTCGTGCCCTTCATGGCGGTCTATACCCCGGCGCTGATGCTGCAGGACGGCGGCGCTTTGGCGGGCGCCATCGGCTACTGGCCTGCGGTCGCCTACATCGTGCTCAAGGCGCTCATTGCCCTCGCACTCTGGGGCGCCAGCGTCATCGGCTGGCTCGGCCGTCCGCTGGCAATCTGGGAGCGGCTGATCGCCGTCGCCGCCGCCTTCACCCTCGTCGCGGCGCTGCCGATCACCGACGAGATCGGCTTTGCCCTCGCCGTGGTCTTCGGACTGCTGGTCTGGCGGCGCAAGGCCCCGGTGTCGGCATGA
- a CDS encoding TAXI family TRAP transporter solute-binding subunit, with protein sequence MIRTFGLGALIAGSLVVTAPAAMATEFVNVLTGGTSGVYYPLGVAMADIYAKNIPDARAQVQSTKASVENLNLLQQGRGEIGFALGDSVKDAFEGNADVGFSKPLDKLRAIAAIYPNYIQIAASADAGVTTATELAGKSVSVGAAKSGTEVNARKILGALGMTYDDLGKVEYLPFAESVELMKNRQLDATLQSSGLGSAALKDLSSTQDVTYVSIPAEVAGTLGAPYAAGVIPAGTYPGQDADIPTLAITNILVTSTDVSDELAYQMTKLLFENLDQLKAAHAAAGAIDIKDAIKNSPIPMHPGAEKYYKEQGLM encoded by the coding sequence ATGATCAGAACTTTCGGGCTCGGCGCATTGATCGCCGGCAGCCTCGTCGTCACCGCGCCCGCCGCTATGGCAACGGAATTCGTCAACGTGCTGACCGGCGGCACCTCGGGTGTCTATTACCCGCTCGGCGTCGCAATGGCGGACATCTATGCCAAGAACATCCCCGACGCGCGCGCCCAGGTGCAGTCCACCAAGGCCTCGGTCGAGAACCTGAACCTGCTGCAGCAGGGCCGCGGCGAAATCGGCTTCGCACTCGGCGACTCCGTCAAGGACGCCTTTGAGGGCAACGCTGACGTCGGCTTCTCGAAGCCGCTCGACAAGCTGCGCGCCATTGCCGCGATTTACCCCAACTACATCCAGATCGCCGCTTCGGCAGATGCCGGCGTGACCACCGCGACCGAACTGGCCGGCAAGTCCGTCTCGGTCGGCGCAGCCAAATCCGGCACCGAGGTGAACGCCCGCAAGATCCTCGGCGCGCTCGGCATGACCTACGACGACCTCGGCAAGGTCGAGTACCTGCCCTTCGCGGAATCGGTCGAACTAATGAAGAACCGCCAGCTCGACGCGACCCTGCAGAGCTCGGGCCTCGGCTCGGCAGCGCTGAAGGATCTGTCGTCGACGCAGGACGTGACCTACGTATCGATCCCCGCAGAGGTGGCCGGCACCCTTGGCGCGCCCTACGCCGCAGGCGTGATCCCGGCCGGCACTTACCCGGGCCAGGACGCGGACATCCCGACGCTGGCGATCACCAACATCCTCGTCACCAGCACCGACGTCTCGGACGAGCTGGCGTACCAGATGACCAAACTGCTGTTCGAGAACCTCGACCAGCTCAAGGCCGCGCATGCGGCAGCCGGCGCCATCGACATCAAGGACGCGATCAAGAACTCGCCGATCCCGATGCACCCGGGCGCCGAGAAGTACTACAAGGAACAGGGTCTGATGTAA
- a CDS encoding bifunctional aconitate hydratase 2/2-methylisocitrate dehydratase — MSLYTDYLAEIETRKAEGLHPKPIDDGALVAELIAQIEDADNAYRKDSLEFFIYNTLPGTTSAAGVKADFLKKIILGEAVVAEIPPAFAFELLSHMKGGPSVAVLLDLALGDDAVIAAQAAEVLKTQVFLYEADTARLADAYKAGNAVAKEILESYVQAEFFTKLPELDDVVEVVTYVAAEGDISTDLLSPGNQAHSRSDRELHGKCMISETAQKEIEALKLQHPGKRVMLIAEKGTMGVGSSRMSGVNNVALWTGKQASPYVPFVNIAPVVAGTNGISPIFLTTVGVTGGIGLDLKNWVKKLDENGKPILNNEGNPILDQKYSVETGTVLKIDTKAKKLTSEDGEDLADVSSAFTPQKVEFMKAGGSYAVVFGKMLQTFAAETLGVKAPLVFAPNKEVSHEGQGLTAVEKIFNRNARGTTPGKTLHAGSDVRVKVNIVGSQDTTGLMTSQELEAMAATVISPSVDGAYQSGCHTASVWDKKAQANIPRLMKFMNNFGLITARDPKGEYHAMTDVIHKVLNDITVDDWDIIIGGDSHTRMSKGVAFGADSGTVALALATGEATMPIPESVKVTFKGKMADHMDFRDVVHATQAQMLQQHGDNVFQGRVIEVHIGTLLADQAFTFTDWTAEMKAKASICISNDETLIGSLELAKHRIQVMIDKGMDNAAGTLAGLIAKADKRIAEIRSGEKPALTPDDNAKYVAEVVVDLDQIVEPMIADPDVNNADASRRYTHDTIRPISYYGAEKKVDLGFVGSCMVHKGDVKIVAQMLKNIEKSQGKVEFKAPLVVAAPTYNIIDELKAEGDWEILQKYSGFEFDDLFPKTQNRTEYENILYLERPGCNLCMGNQEKAAKGDTVLATSTRLFQGRVVEDAADKKGESLLASTPVVVLSAILGRTPSADEYKSAVEGIDLTKFAPPVQAPATSRSAHF, encoded by the coding sequence ATGAGCTTGTACACCGATTACTTGGCAGAAATCGAAACGCGGAAAGCCGAAGGTCTGCATCCGAAGCCGATCGACGATGGCGCTCTGGTCGCAGAGCTGATCGCGCAGATCGAGGACGCGGACAACGCTTACCGCAAGGACTCGCTCGAGTTCTTCATCTATAACACGCTGCCCGGCACCACCAGCGCCGCCGGCGTGAAGGCAGACTTCCTCAAGAAGATCATCCTCGGCGAGGCCGTGGTCGCGGAAATCCCGCCCGCCTTCGCCTTCGAGCTGCTGTCGCACATGAAGGGCGGCCCCTCGGTCGCGGTCCTTCTCGACCTCGCGCTTGGCGATGACGCGGTGATCGCCGCCCAGGCCGCAGAGGTGCTGAAGACCCAGGTGTTCCTCTACGAGGCCGACACCGCCCGTCTGGCCGATGCCTATAAGGCCGGCAACGCCGTGGCCAAGGAGATCCTCGAGAGCTACGTCCAGGCCGAGTTCTTCACCAAGCTGCCCGAACTCGACGACGTGGTCGAAGTGGTGACTTACGTCGCCGCCGAAGGCGACATCTCGACCGACCTGCTGTCGCCGGGCAACCAGGCGCACTCGCGCTCGGACCGCGAACTGCACGGCAAGTGCATGATCTCGGAAACCGCGCAGAAGGAAATCGAGGCGCTCAAGCTGCAGCACCCGGGCAAGCGCGTGATGCTGATCGCCGAGAAGGGCACCATGGGCGTGGGCTCGTCGCGGATGTCGGGCGTCAACAACGTGGCGCTCTGGACCGGCAAGCAAGCCAGCCCCTATGTGCCCTTCGTCAACATCGCCCCGGTCGTCGCGGGCACCAACGGCATCTCGCCGATCTTCCTGACCACCGTGGGCGTGACCGGCGGCATCGGCCTTGACCTGAAGAACTGGGTCAAGAAGCTCGACGAGAACGGCAAGCCGATCCTCAACAACGAGGGCAACCCGATCCTCGACCAGAAATACTCGGTCGAGACCGGCACCGTGCTGAAGATCGACACAAAGGCCAAGAAGCTGACCAGCGAGGACGGCGAAGATCTGGCCGACGTCTCCTCGGCCTTCACCCCGCAGAAGGTCGAATTCATGAAGGCCGGCGGCTCCTATGCCGTGGTCTTTGGCAAGATGCTGCAGACGTTCGCTGCCGAAACCCTGGGCGTGAAGGCGCCGCTGGTCTTCGCACCGAACAAGGAAGTCAGCCACGAGGGCCAGGGCCTGACCGCGGTCGAGAAGATCTTCAACCGCAACGCCCGCGGCACCACGCCGGGCAAGACCCTGCACGCCGGCTCGGACGTGCGCGTCAAGGTCAACATCGTGGGTTCGCAGGACACCACCGGCCTGATGACCAGCCAGGAACTCGAGGCGATGGCCGCAACGGTGATCTCGCCGTCGGTCGACGGCGCCTACCAGTCCGGCTGCCACACCGCCTCGGTCTGGGACAAGAAGGCCCAGGCCAACATCCCGCGCCTGATGAAGTTCATGAACAACTTTGGCCTGATTACCGCGCGCGATCCCAAGGGCGAATACCACGCGATGACCGACGTGATCCACAAGGTGTTGAACGACATCACCGTGGATGACTGGGACATCATCATCGGCGGCGACAGCCACACCCGCATGTCCAAGGGCGTCGCCTTCGGCGCAGACTCGGGCACCGTGGCGCTGGCGCTGGCGACCGGCGAGGCGACCATGCCGATCCCCGAGTCCGTGAAGGTCACCTTCAAGGGCAAGATGGCCGATCACATGGACTTCCGCGACGTGGTGCACGCCACCCAGGCGCAGATGCTGCAACAGCACGGCGACAACGTCTTCCAGGGCCGCGTCATCGAGGTGCACATCGGCACGCTGCTCGCCGACCAGGCCTTCACCTTCACCGACTGGACCGCCGAGATGAAGGCCAAGGCCTCGATCTGCATCTCCAACGACGAGACGCTGATCGGCTCGCTCGAGCTGGCCAAGCACCGCATCCAGGTGATGATCGACAAGGGCATGGACAACGCCGCGGGCACGCTGGCGGGTCTCATCGCCAAGGCCGACAAGCGCATCGCCGAGATCCGTTCGGGCGAGAAGCCCGCGCTGACCCCGGATGACAACGCCAAGTATGTCGCCGAAGTCGTCGTCGACCTCGACCAGATCGTCGAGCCGATGATCGCCGATCCGGATGTCAACAACGCTGACGCGTCGCGCCGCTACACGCATGACACCATCCGCCCGATCTCTTACTACGGTGCGGAAAAGAAGGTGGACCTTGGTTTCGTGGGCTCGTGCATGGTGCACAAGGGCGACGTGAAGATCGTCGCGCAGATGCTCAAGAACATTGAGAAATCTCAGGGTAAGGTTGAGTTCAAGGCACCGCTCGTCGTGGCCGCTCCGACCTACAACATCATCGACGAGCTGAAGGCTGAGGGCGACTGGGAAATTCTGCAGAAGTACTCGGGCTTCGAGTTCGACGACCTCTTCCCGAAGACCCAGAACCGCACCGAGTACGAGAACATCCTCTATCTTGAGCGTCCGGGCTGTAACCTGTGCATGGGCAACCAGGAAAAGGCCGCCAAGGGCGACACCGTCCTGGCCACCTCGACCCGCCTGTTCCAGGGCCGTGTCGTTGAGGACGCCGCCGACAAGAAGGGCGAGTCGTTGCTCGCCTCGACCCCGGTGGTTGTGCTCTCGGCCATTCTCGGCCGCACGCCGAGCGCCGATGAGTACAAGTCCGCGGTGGAAGGCATCGACCTGACCAAGTTCGCGCCGCCGGTTCAGGCGCCCGCGACCTCGCGCTCCGCGCACTTCTGA